Proteins co-encoded in one Mycobacterium mantenii genomic window:
- a CDS encoding urease subunit beta: MIPGEILYGDGDIEINAGTQRIEMQIVNTGDRPVQVGSHVHLPQANSALSFDRVAAHGYRLDIPAATAVRFEPGVSQRVQLVGLRGRREVHGLSLNPPGRLDD, from the coding sequence ATGATCCCCGGCGAAATCCTGTATGGCGACGGCGATATCGAAATCAACGCCGGCACCCAGCGCATCGAGATGCAGATCGTCAACACGGGCGACCGACCGGTTCAGGTCGGGAGCCACGTGCATCTTCCGCAAGCGAATTCGGCGCTGTCGTTCGATCGCGTTGCGGCTCACGGCTACCGGCTGGACATCCCGGCGGCAACCGCCGTCCGGTTCGAGCCCGGTGTATCGCAACGTGTTCAGCTGGTCGGATTGCGCGGACGTCGCGAAGTGCATGGGTTGAGCCTGAACCCGCCCGGACGGCTGGACGACTGA
- a CDS encoding BlaI/MecI/CopY family transcriptional regulator: MAKLTRLGDLERAVMDHLWSTPEPQTVRQVHEALSAQRDLAYTTIMTVLQRLAKKNLVSQIRDDRAHRYAPVHGRDELVAGLMVDALAQAEDSGGRQAALVHFVERVGADEAEALRRALAELEANQRNNSPSAGAAPEG; encoded by the coding sequence ATGGCCAAACTGACCCGGCTGGGGGATCTAGAACGGGCCGTGATGGACCACCTGTGGTCCACGCCCGAGCCTCAGACCGTTAGGCAGGTTCATGAGGCGTTGTCGGCACAGCGCGACCTTGCCTACACCACGATCATGACTGTGCTGCAACGGTTGGCCAAAAAGAACCTGGTCTCCCAAATTCGCGACGACCGGGCACACCGGTACGCACCGGTGCACGGTCGCGACGAACTGGTCGCCGGACTCATGGTGGACGCGCTGGCCCAGGCCGAAGATTCCGGTGGCAGGCAGGCCGCGCTGGTGCATTTCGTCGAACGTGTCGGCGCCGACGAGGCGGAGGCGCTTCGGCGCGCCCTGGCCGAACTGGAAGCCAATCAACGCAATAACTCGCCATCTGCTGGCGCAGCACCGGAGGGCTGA
- a CDS encoding urease accessory protein UreD, which translates to MHSDVLVVAYPDRLPRVQGGGALAARCTAPDTVHLVSAAATPLGGDTIAIRIIVEPGGRLRLRSAAASVVLPGPKTPTSQTHWHIDIAGSLDIDLEPTVVAANARHMSSGTVALRDDARVRFRERVQIGRHDEGEGFWSGSLHADRDGRPLLRHRVELGAGSLADDAIGSPRAAINELRYPATSFEDAPIDPGATVLMLADGGMLSTWQADRLTG; encoded by the coding sequence ATGCATTCCGACGTGCTCGTGGTCGCGTACCCCGACCGGCTGCCGCGGGTGCAAGGCGGCGGCGCGTTGGCGGCCCGGTGCACCGCGCCCGACACTGTTCATTTGGTGTCGGCGGCCGCCACACCCCTAGGAGGCGACACCATCGCCATCCGGATCATCGTTGAGCCCGGCGGCCGGCTGCGGCTCCGCAGCGCCGCCGCCAGCGTTGTGTTGCCGGGCCCGAAAACCCCTACTTCCCAAACACATTGGCACATAGATATCGCCGGCAGCCTTGACATCGATCTCGAGCCCACAGTGGTCGCCGCCAATGCGCGGCACATGTCGAGCGGGACCGTGGCACTGCGTGACGATGCCAGGGTGCGCTTCCGTGAACGCGTGCAGATCGGCAGGCACGACGAGGGCGAAGGATTCTGGTCGGGATCGCTGCACGCCGACCGCGATGGACGCCCGCTGCTGCGGCACCGAGTGGAGTTGGGTGCCGGATCGCTGGCCGACGACGCCATCGGCTCACCACGCGCTGCGATCAACGAATTACGCTATCCGGCAACTTCATTCGAAGACGCCCCGATAGACCCAGGGGCTACCGTGCTGATGTTGGCCGACGGCGGGATGCTCAGTACATGGCAAGCCGACCGGCTGACCGGCTAG
- a CDS encoding urease subunit gamma — translation MRLTPHEQERLLLSYAAELARRRRGRGVRLNHPEAVAIIADHILEGARDGRSVAELMASGCDVLTRDDVMEGVPEMLSDVQVEATFPDGTKLVTVHHPIA, via the coding sequence ATGCGTCTGACGCCGCACGAGCAAGAGCGGTTGCTGTTGTCCTACGCCGCGGAATTAGCACGTCGCCGCCGCGGCCGGGGCGTGCGACTGAATCATCCAGAGGCGGTGGCGATCATCGCCGACCACATCCTCGAGGGTGCGCGTGACGGGCGCAGCGTTGCGGAACTGATGGCCAGCGGCTGCGACGTACTCACCCGTGACGACGTGATGGAGGGGGTGCCGGAGATGCTCTCCGACGTGCAGGTTGAAGCGACGTTCCCGGACGGCACCAAATTGGTCACGGTGCACCACCCGATAGCATGA
- a CDS encoding PPE family protein produces MDYAALPPEVNSGRMYAGAGVGSMVAASAAWDALAAELNSAAASYRSVLSELTSGSWVGPSSAAMTAAVAPYVTWMDTAAAQAQQTAGQLSSAVAAYEAAFAATVPPPQIEVNRALLASLVATNVLGQNTPAIAATEAQYSEMWAQDAAAMYGYAGASAAATRLTPFAEPQQTTNENGTALQANSVNQAMQSATGSSTRSALNTVPNTLQNLSVGSIVSPSNLDPGLGSLFSPSSGPTGLNELTQNIGNWALVISGPLFTASGITPLMGGLYGLAFPTAAAVAGDVSPADAGLGTLANSPVSGSLGNAGVSANLGESATVGKLSVPQTWADSPAIRLAGSASPLSTAGLGGVPQAEAAAPGGFFGGIPPVGSVVNAPRGDQTRTRTGSGQKVMPAMPGEQGADQSAATRPAAAPQKSRKHVASALSERERDELEKLRKEIAEVATERDAAARLIKEAML; encoded by the coding sequence GTGGATTATGCGGCGCTCCCGCCCGAGGTCAACTCCGGGCGGATGTACGCGGGCGCGGGGGTCGGCTCCATGGTCGCGGCTTCCGCCGCCTGGGATGCGTTGGCTGCGGAGCTGAACTCGGCGGCGGCCTCGTATCGGTCGGTGTTGTCGGAGCTGACCAGCGGGTCTTGGGTTGGTCCATCGTCCGCGGCGATGACGGCCGCGGTGGCTCCCTATGTGACGTGGATGGACACCGCCGCCGCGCAGGCTCAGCAGACTGCCGGCCAGCTTTCGTCGGCGGTGGCCGCCTACGAAGCGGCCTTCGCCGCCACGGTGCCGCCACCGCAGATCGAGGTCAACCGCGCTCTGTTGGCTTCGCTGGTGGCAACCAACGTCCTCGGGCAGAACACGCCGGCCATCGCGGCCACCGAGGCGCAGTACTCCGAGATGTGGGCCCAGGATGCCGCGGCGATGTACGGCTATGCCGGTGCCTCGGCGGCGGCAACCAGACTGACACCGTTCGCCGAACCCCAGCAGACCACAAACGAGAATGGCACCGCTCTGCAAGCCAATTCGGTCAACCAAGCCATGCAGTCGGCGACCGGTTCGAGCACCCGATCGGCGCTCAACACGGTGCCCAACACGCTGCAGAACCTCTCGGTGGGCTCGATCGTCAGCCCATCGAACCTGGATCCGGGGCTGGGTAGCCTGTTCAGTCCCAGCAGCGGGCCCACCGGCCTCAACGAGCTCACCCAGAACATCGGAAACTGGGCTTTGGTCATCAGTGGACCCCTGTTCACGGCGTCCGGAATCACGCCCCTGATGGGCGGCCTCTACGGCCTCGCATTTCCGACGGCGGCGGCCGTAGCAGGCGACGTATCGCCGGCGGACGCCGGGCTGGGCACTCTGGCGAATTCGCCGGTATCGGGAAGCCTTGGCAATGCCGGGGTTTCGGCGAACCTGGGCGAGTCGGCCACCGTCGGAAAGTTGTCGGTGCCGCAGACCTGGGCAGACTCCCCCGCCATCAGGCTCGCCGGTAGCGCGTCGCCGCTGTCGACTGCCGGGCTGGGCGGCGTGCCGCAAGCCGAAGCCGCCGCGCCCGGGGGCTTCTTCGGCGGCATCCCGCCGGTGGGCAGCGTCGTCAACGCCCCGAGGGGAGATCAGACCCGCACCCGGACCGGCTCGGGCCAGAAGGTCATGCCGGCAATGCCCGGCGAGCAGGGCGCCGACCAGAGCGCCGCGACCCGGCCCGCAGCAGCGCCGCAGAAGTCCCGCAAGCACGTCGCCAGCGCGTTGAGCGAACGAGAACGCGACGAGCTCGAGAAGCTGCGCAAGGAGATCGCCGAGGTGGCGACCGAGCGCGATGCGGCAGCGCGCCTGATCAAGGAGGCGATGCTGTGA
- a CDS encoding PPE family protein, producing MYAGAGAGSLVTAAAAWEKLASELSSAAASYQAVVSELTGGPWVGASSGSMAAAVAPYVSWMNTTAAQAQQTASQLGAAAAAYETAFAATVPPPAIEVNRALLASLVSTNVLGQNTAAIAATEAQYSQMWAQDAAAMYGYAGASAAATQLTPFASPQDTTNQSGTTNQNSAVMKAMATGGSNTTSSLANIPNMLQAGSTGPSGTSGTTAGSGSLVDLFNNFSENTIGYQILSEGLNFDASGALLTLAPPVAAAWNPVVSSLSAPPAAAAGLAGAGSSGSALVNSPGSGAGLGDPGVSAGLGEAASVGKLSVPSSWGTSPAIRLAATATALPGAGLEGVPQAGAVAPGFYGGMPPMGPVASVVNAPRGDQGRIRAGARNKVIPAMASETGMHDDPAGRWVKPTGDADDDAAVSERDELNQLRKAIADVTRQRDVLKRTAANLIKEATTK from the coding sequence ATGTATGCGGGCGCGGGCGCGGGCTCGTTGGTGACGGCGGCGGCGGCCTGGGAGAAGCTGGCGTCCGAGTTGAGTTCGGCCGCGGCGTCGTACCAGGCGGTGGTGTCGGAACTGACGGGCGGCCCGTGGGTGGGCGCGTCGTCGGGGTCGATGGCCGCCGCGGTGGCTCCCTATGTGTCGTGGATGAACACCACGGCGGCGCAGGCGCAACAAACCGCGAGTCAGCTGGGCGCAGCCGCGGCGGCGTACGAGACGGCATTCGCGGCAACGGTGCCGCCGCCGGCGATCGAGGTCAACCGCGCGTTGTTGGCGTCGCTGGTGTCCACCAACGTCCTCGGGCAGAACACCGCGGCGATCGCGGCCACCGAGGCGCAGTACTCCCAGATGTGGGCCCAGGACGCCGCGGCGATGTACGGCTACGCCGGCGCCTCGGCCGCGGCGACGCAGTTGACGCCCTTCGCCTCGCCCCAAGACACCACCAACCAGTCCGGGACGACCAATCAGAACTCCGCGGTGATGAAGGCCATGGCTACCGGCGGCTCCAACACCACGTCATCGCTGGCGAACATTCCCAATATGCTGCAGGCCGGCTCCACGGGACCCTCGGGGACGTCGGGAACGACGGCCGGATCTGGTTCGCTGGTGGATCTTTTCAACAACTTCAGTGAGAACACCATCGGCTACCAGATCCTCTCCGAAGGTCTGAACTTCGATGCGTCCGGTGCCCTGCTGACCCTCGCCCCGCCGGTCGCCGCGGCCTGGAACCCGGTGGTCAGTTCGCTTTCGGCGCCACCGGCCGCGGCGGCGGGTCTTGCCGGAGCAGGCAGCTCTGGGTCGGCTCTGGTGAATTCGCCCGGCTCGGGTGCCGGTCTGGGCGATCCCGGCGTGTCCGCCGGCCTGGGCGAGGCGGCGTCCGTCGGCAAGTTGTCGGTCCCGTCGTCGTGGGGAACGTCCCCCGCAATTCGGCTGGCCGCAACCGCAACCGCGTTGCCGGGTGCCGGGCTCGAGGGCGTGCCGCAGGCCGGGGCGGTCGCGCCGGGCTTCTACGGCGGCATGCCCCCGATGGGTCCGGTGGCCAGCGTCGTCAACGCGCCTCGCGGCGACCAAGGTCGCATCCGGGCGGGCGCGCGCAACAAGGTGATTCCCGCAATGGCCAGCGAGACCGGCATGCACGACGACCCCGCCGGCCGATGGGTCAAGCCGACCGGCGACGCGGACGACGACGCTGCCGTCAGCGAACGCGACGAGCTGAACCAGTTGCGCAAGGCGATCGCCGACGTGACGCGACAGCGTGACGTCCTCAAGCGCACGGCCGCGAACTTGATCAAGGAGGCGACAACCAAGTAG
- a CDS encoding urease accessory protein UreF, which yields MSALATLLTLADSRLPAGSHVHSGGVEEAVTSGLVTDLDTLEAFLHRRIRSHGLVAASIAAAVHRGELDVDEADRETDARTPAPAARLASRSQGRGLARLARRVWPNDRWDDLGSQPHLALVAGRVGAVSGLDPEQSALAIVYTTMTGSATAAQRLLALDPADVAALTFRLADACERTAARAIAGLADLSDPLLDTLAQRHAERERPLFVS from the coding sequence ATGTCTGCACTGGCGACGCTGCTCACGCTGGCCGATTCACGACTGCCGGCCGGTTCCCACGTGCATTCCGGTGGTGTGGAAGAGGCGGTCACCAGCGGTCTGGTGACCGACCTGGACACGCTAGAAGCGTTTTTGCACCGCAGAATCCGTAGCCACGGGCTGGTCGCCGCCTCGATCGCCGCGGCGGTTCATCGCGGTGAGCTCGATGTCGACGAGGCCGATCGGGAAACCGATGCCCGCACCCCCGCCCCGGCGGCACGGTTGGCGTCGCGCAGCCAGGGCCGCGGGTTGGCGAGGCTGGCGCGTCGGGTGTGGCCGAACGACCGCTGGGACGATCTGGGCTCGCAGCCACACCTCGCCCTCGTTGCCGGACGCGTCGGCGCAGTGAGCGGCCTGGATCCCGAGCAGAGCGCGCTGGCCATCGTGTACACCACGATGACGGGCTCGGCGACCGCGGCCCAACGGCTGCTCGCGTTGGACCCGGCCGACGTGGCGGCGCTGACGTTCCGGCTGGCGGATGCTTGCGAACGCACCGCGGCGCGGGCGATCGCCGGGCTCGCCGACCTGTCAGACCCGTTGCTCGATACCCTGGCCCAGCGTCACGCTGAACGCGAACGGCCGTTGTTCGTCTCCTGA
- a CDS encoding APC family permease — MAINTTSETASKIKEPAQPRTDPNVGVNATADDEDLAQLQALGFKSDFKRDMSPWANFSLGFTYLSPVVGIYTVFAFALASAGPPMIWSLLIAGAGQMLVALVFSEVVAQFPVAGGVYPWARRLWGRKWAWMTGWVYMFTLLALLADAAYGAGPYVADVFGFTPSPHATVLCALVMLALATAINLTGTKMLGYFAIFGFSAELIGAIVVGVWLLCTQRHHNLGVLFHSFGAEGKHSYMYAFLAASLIALYQFFGFEACGDVAEEVRNPGVQIPKAMRRTIYVGGSAATFVCLSLILSVTDFGAVISGKDADPIDTILKTAFGGVGAKVVLCIVLISFVSCALSLQAAASRLIYSYGRDDMIVGSKLLARFDHKRHVPPYSLLIAVIIPAFLIVGSLISSDALTKLVSFGSVGVYIAFQMVVLAALRARIKGWVPTGKYRLGRWGVPVNIGALVYGVAAIVNLSWPRDSHQPWYDDYIIVLMSVSIIGLGILYLVVTRAHTKSDAPHADAIPKQ; from the coding sequence TTGGCCATCAACACGACCTCTGAAACCGCAAGCAAGATCAAGGAACCCGCCCAGCCCCGGACCGACCCGAACGTCGGCGTCAACGCCACGGCCGACGACGAGGACCTTGCGCAGCTCCAAGCGCTTGGATTCAAATCGGACTTCAAGCGAGACATGAGCCCGTGGGCGAACTTCTCCCTGGGCTTCACCTACCTGTCGCCGGTGGTCGGCATCTACACGGTGTTCGCCTTCGCGCTGGCGTCCGCGGGCCCGCCGATGATCTGGAGCCTGCTGATCGCCGGCGCCGGACAGATGCTGGTCGCCTTGGTGTTCAGCGAAGTGGTGGCGCAGTTCCCGGTGGCCGGGGGCGTTTACCCATGGGCGCGACGGCTGTGGGGTCGCAAATGGGCCTGGATGACCGGATGGGTCTATATGTTCACGCTGCTGGCGCTGCTCGCGGACGCCGCCTATGGGGCGGGCCCGTACGTCGCCGACGTGTTCGGCTTCACGCCGTCCCCACACGCCACGGTCCTGTGCGCGCTCGTCATGCTGGCCCTGGCGACGGCCATCAACCTCACCGGTACCAAGATGCTGGGCTACTTCGCGATTTTCGGGTTCAGCGCCGAGTTGATCGGCGCCATCGTGGTCGGCGTCTGGCTGCTGTGCACCCAGCGCCACCACAACCTCGGCGTGCTGTTCCACAGCTTCGGTGCCGAGGGCAAGCACAGCTACATGTACGCGTTCCTGGCTGCCAGTTTGATTGCGCTGTACCAGTTCTTCGGCTTCGAAGCCTGTGGCGACGTCGCCGAGGAGGTCCGCAACCCCGGTGTGCAGATTCCAAAAGCCATGCGCCGCACCATCTACGTCGGCGGCTCGGCGGCCACCTTCGTCTGCCTGAGCCTGATCCTGTCGGTCACCGACTTCGGCGCGGTGATCAGCGGCAAGGACGCCGACCCGATCGATACCATCCTGAAGACGGCGTTCGGCGGCGTCGGCGCCAAGGTTGTCCTGTGCATCGTGCTGATCTCGTTCGTGTCGTGTGCGCTCAGCCTGCAGGCCGCGGCAAGCCGCCTGATCTACTCCTACGGCCGTGACGACATGATCGTCGGCTCGAAGCTGCTGGCGCGCTTCGATCACAAACGCCACGTGCCGCCGTACTCGCTGCTGATCGCGGTGATCATTCCGGCGTTCCTGATCGTCGGCTCGCTGATCTCCAGCGACGCGCTTACCAAGTTGGTCAGCTTCGGCTCGGTGGGCGTCTACATCGCATTCCAAATGGTGGTCCTGGCCGCCCTGCGCGCACGGATCAAGGGCTGGGTGCCGACTGGGAAGTACCGGCTGGGTCGCTGGGGCGTGCCGGTGAACATCGGCGCGCTGGTCTACGGCGTCGCTGCCATCGTCAACTTGTCCTGGCCGCGCGACTCCCACCAGCCCTGGTACGACGACTACATCATCGTGCTGATGTCGGTCAGCATCATCGGGCTCGGCATCCTGTACCTCGTCGTGACCCGGGCGCACACCAAGAGCGACGCACCGCACGCCGACGCCATTCCAAAGCAATGA
- the ureG gene encoding urease accessory protein UreG, protein MPTHSHSHPHPQVERPKRVRQPGEPLRIGVGGPVGSGKTALVAALCRQLRDELSLAVLTNDIYTTEDADFLRRHAVLPDERIAAVQTGGCPHTAIRDDITANLDAIDDLIAAHVPLDLILVESGGDNLTATFSSGLVDVQIFVIDVAGGDKVPRKGGPGVTYSDLLVVNKTDLAPLVGADLQVMADDATAVRDGRPTVFQSLSENPAATEVLAWVRARLSEAAER, encoded by the coding sequence ATGCCAACACATTCACACAGCCACCCACATCCACAGGTCGAGCGGCCGAAACGGGTCCGACAGCCGGGGGAGCCACTACGCATCGGCGTCGGCGGCCCCGTCGGCTCCGGTAAGACCGCTTTGGTGGCCGCGCTGTGCCGGCAGCTGCGCGACGAGCTCTCCCTAGCCGTGCTGACCAACGACATCTACACCACCGAGGACGCCGACTTCCTGCGCCGGCACGCGGTGTTACCCGATGAGCGGATCGCGGCCGTTCAGACCGGCGGGTGCCCACATACCGCCATCCGCGACGACATCACCGCGAATCTGGACGCGATTGACGACCTGATCGCCGCGCACGTCCCGTTGGACCTGATCTTGGTCGAATCCGGCGGCGACAACCTGACGGCGACCTTCTCGTCGGGTCTGGTAGATGTGCAGATCTTCGTCATCGACGTGGCCGGCGGAGATAAGGTTCCGCGCAAGGGTGGTCCCGGGGTGACCTACTCGGATCTGCTGGTAGTCAACAAGACTGACCTCGCACCCCTGGTGGGTGCCGATCTGCAGGTGATGGCTGACGACGCGACCGCGGTCCGTGATGGTCGCCCGACAGTGTTTCAGTCGCTGAGTGAAAACCCAGCCGCGACAGAGGTATTGGCCTGGGTGCGAGCGCGGTTGAGCGAGGCGGCGGAGCGGTAA
- a CDS encoding agmatinase family protein yields the protein MFNPFAGQADIPNREGAWAQQAEAELPTRRHREEIDRCISHGLEAAPTINDRTLSTFARGELPHFAGERGTFLKAPFLEDVNDVADAEVAVFGAPLDAGTTYRPGTRFGPMGIRRSTNLFGTYCYELGVDLREQLNIVDIGDVVTIPANIEKSFDQISSAMAHVVSKGVFPVVLGGDHSIGFPTVRGLAPYLDGNVGIIHFDRHVDTQETDLDERMHTTPWFHATNIKNAPATNLVQIGIGGWQAPRAGVQVGRQRGSTVITVGDVERVGIEKVAEIALETAWKDAKAVYLSFDIDVIDAGFVPGTGWPEPGGLLPREALNLIRMISEPGLNGIEVVECSPPYDWAEQTALMSSRVILDSLAVMVRAGKLGKKPAALKRHAWGPFAD from the coding sequence ATGTTCAACCCGTTCGCCGGCCAGGCCGATATCCCCAACCGTGAGGGTGCGTGGGCCCAGCAGGCCGAAGCCGAGCTGCCCACGCGCCGTCACCGCGAAGAGATCGACCGCTGCATCAGCCACGGGCTGGAAGCCGCCCCCACCATCAACGACCGCACCCTGTCGACCTTCGCCCGCGGTGAACTGCCGCATTTTGCCGGGGAACGCGGGACATTCCTCAAGGCCCCGTTCTTGGAGGACGTGAACGACGTTGCGGACGCCGAGGTGGCCGTCTTCGGGGCGCCTCTGGACGCGGGCACCACCTACCGCCCCGGGACCCGGTTCGGACCGATGGGAATCCGCCGCTCCACCAACCTGTTCGGCACGTACTGCTACGAACTGGGTGTCGACCTCCGCGAACAGCTCAACATCGTCGACATCGGCGACGTGGTCACGATTCCCGCGAACATCGAGAAGTCCTTCGACCAGATCAGCTCGGCCATGGCCCACGTGGTCTCCAAGGGCGTCTTCCCGGTTGTCCTCGGCGGCGACCACTCGATCGGCTTCCCGACCGTGCGGGGCCTGGCCCCATACCTGGACGGGAACGTGGGCATCATCCACTTCGACCGCCACGTCGACACCCAGGAGACCGACCTCGACGAGCGGATGCACACCACGCCGTGGTTCCACGCCACCAACATCAAGAACGCACCGGCCACCAACCTGGTGCAGATCGGCATCGGCGGATGGCAGGCGCCCCGGGCCGGCGTCCAAGTGGGCCGGCAGCGCGGGAGCACGGTCATCACGGTGGGCGACGTCGAGCGCGTGGGAATCGAAAAGGTCGCTGAAATCGCGCTCGAGACCGCGTGGAAGGACGCCAAGGCCGTGTACTTGTCGTTCGACATCGATGTCATCGACGCCGGGTTTGTGCCTGGCACCGGCTGGCCGGAGCCCGGCGGGTTGCTGCCGCGCGAAGCGCTCAACCTGATCCGGATGATCTCCGAACCCGGGTTGAACGGCATCGAGGTGGTGGAGTGCTCTCCGCCCTACGACTGGGCGGAGCAAACCGCGCTGATGAGCAGCCGGGTCATCCTGGACAGCCTGGCTGTCATGGTGCGGGCGGGCAAGCTCGGGAAGAAACCGGCCGCGCTCAAGCGGCACGCCTGGGGACCGTTCGCCGACTAG
- a CDS encoding PaaI family thioesterase, with protein MDVPDPQKSILPPDFSAPFDREIGLQFTELGPDGARAQLEVTPKLLQPMGLVHGGVYCSMIESMASVAAYTWLATRGGGNVVGVNNNTDFLRSIGSGMVYGKVEPIHRGRSQQLWLVTITDSDDRVVARGQVRLQNLELREG; from the coding sequence ATGGACGTGCCAGACCCGCAGAAATCGATCCTCCCGCCGGATTTCTCCGCGCCCTTCGACCGCGAGATCGGCTTGCAATTCACCGAACTGGGCCCCGACGGGGCCCGCGCCCAGCTCGAGGTCACGCCCAAGCTGTTGCAGCCGATGGGGCTGGTGCACGGCGGCGTTTACTGCTCGATGATCGAAAGCATGGCCAGCGTGGCCGCCTACACCTGGCTGGCCACCCGCGGCGGCGGAAACGTGGTGGGCGTCAACAACAACACCGACTTCCTGCGCTCCATCGGCTCGGGCATGGTGTACGGCAAAGTCGAACCGATCCACCGCGGCCGCAGCCAGCAACTATGGTTGGTCACCATCACCGACAGCGACGACAGGGTTGTCGCGCGCGGTCAGGTGCGACTACAGAATCTCGAGCTTCGCGAGGGCTGA
- a CDS encoding urease subunit alpha: MASLSRERYAQLFGPTTGDRIRLADTALLIEITEDRSGGPGLAGDEAVFGGGKVLRESMGQGRASRAEGAPDTVITGAVIIDHWGIIKADIGIRDGRIVALGKAGNPDTMTGVHPDLVVGPSTEVIGGNGRIVTAGAVDCHVHLICPQLISEALGSGITTILGGGTGPAEGSKATTVTPGSWHLARMLEALDGWPVNFALLGKGNTVSAEGLWEQLRGGASGFKLHEDWGSTPAAIDACLTVADAAGVQVALHTDTLNEMGFVEDTLAAIAGRSIHTYHTEGAGGGHAPDIIRVAGQPNVLPSSTNPTRPHTVNTLDEHLDMLMVCHHLNPQVPEDLAFAESRIRPSTMAAEDLLHDIGAISMIGSDSQAMGRIGEVVLRTWQTAHVMKRRRGALPGDPSGAHAADNMRVRRYVAKYTICPAVAHGLDHEIGSVEVGKLADLVLWEPEFFGVRPHAVLKGGMIAWAAMGDANASIPTPQPVLPRPMFGAAPAAAAATSVHFVAPQAIEAGLADNLAVNRRLVPVGSTTGRGKAALPLNDALPDIQVDPDTFTVRVDGEVWQEQPASELPMAQRYFLF, from the coding sequence ATGGCAAGTCTGTCCAGGGAGCGTTACGCTCAGCTCTTCGGCCCGACAACCGGTGACCGAATCAGGTTGGCGGACACCGCTTTGCTGATCGAGATTACCGAAGATCGCAGTGGGGGACCAGGACTGGCCGGCGACGAAGCGGTGTTCGGCGGCGGCAAGGTGCTGCGCGAGTCGATGGGCCAGGGACGTGCCTCCCGTGCCGAGGGCGCACCCGATACCGTGATCACCGGAGCGGTGATCATTGATCATTGGGGAATCATCAAGGCCGACATCGGTATTCGTGACGGCCGAATCGTAGCGCTCGGTAAGGCCGGCAACCCCGACACCATGACCGGCGTGCATCCGGACCTGGTCGTCGGCCCCAGCACCGAAGTCATCGGAGGCAACGGCCGAATTGTGACCGCGGGCGCCGTCGACTGCCACGTACACCTGATCTGCCCGCAGCTCATCTCCGAGGCGCTCGGGTCGGGCATCACGACGATCCTCGGCGGGGGCACCGGCCCCGCCGAGGGAAGCAAGGCCACCACCGTGACCCCGGGCTCATGGCATTTGGCCCGGATGCTCGAGGCGCTCGACGGCTGGCCGGTCAATTTTGCGCTGCTGGGCAAGGGAAACACCGTCAGCGCCGAGGGATTATGGGAGCAATTGCGCGGCGGCGCTTCGGGTTTCAAGCTGCACGAGGACTGGGGATCCACACCGGCGGCCATCGACGCCTGCCTGACCGTCGCCGACGCCGCCGGCGTGCAGGTGGCGCTGCACACCGACACGCTCAACGAGATGGGGTTCGTCGAAGACACCCTGGCGGCGATCGCCGGCCGGTCGATCCACACCTATCACACCGAGGGCGCCGGCGGCGGCCACGCACCCGACATCATCCGGGTTGCGGGTCAGCCGAATGTGTTGCCCAGTTCGACCAACCCGACCCGTCCACACACGGTAAACACACTCGACGAGCATCTGGACATGTTGATGGTCTGCCATCACCTCAACCCCCAGGTGCCCGAGGATTTAGCGTTCGCCGAGAGCCGGATTCGTCCGTCCACCATGGCGGCCGAAGACCTGCTGCACGACATCGGGGCGATCTCGATGATCGGGAGCGACTCCCAGGCGATGGGCCGCATCGGGGAAGTGGTGCTGCGCACCTGGCAGACGGCGCACGTGATGAAGCGGCGTCGGGGCGCGCTGCCCGGCGACCCTTCTGGTGCCCACGCCGCCGACAACATGCGGGTGCGCCGCTACGTCGCCAAATACACCATCTGCCCGGCCGTCGCACACGGGCTCGACCACGAAATCGGTTCGGTGGAAGTGGGCAAGCTGGCAGACCTGGTGCTGTGGGAGCCGGAGTTTTTCGGCGTCCGTCCGCATGCCGTGCTCAAGGGCGGCATGATCGCCTGGGCGGCAATGGGCGACGCGAATGCGTCGATCCCGACGCCCCAACCGGTGCTGCCGCGGCCGATGTTCGGTGCCGCGCCCGCGGCAGCAGCGGCCACCTCGGTGCATTTCGTTGCGCCGCAGGCAATCGAGGCCGGCCTGGCCGACAACCTGGCCGTCAACCGTCGATTGGTGCCGGTGGGAAGCACCACCGGGCGAGGCAAGGCGGCGTTGCCGCTAAACGATGCACTGCCCGACATCCAAGTTGACCCCGACACCTTCACCGTGCGTGTCGACGGTGAGGTCTGGCAAGAGCAACCGGCATCGGAATTGCCTATGGCGCAACGCTATTTCTTGTTCTGA